A single region of the Zootoca vivipara chromosome 2, rZooViv1.1, whole genome shotgun sequence genome encodes:
- the LOC118077375 gene encoding keratin, type II cytoskeletal cochleal-like: MSCQSFRASTRGGGAVRNYSSSSAVVPRNVKRYSAISTVSYKGGSSVGPRGLGFGSRSLSGASSCRPRIAVGSHRPVRYGYGLGGPGLGYGYGTSSFGYRVGGVSGTCSPGIAPVTVNPHLLQPLHLDIDPSVQMVKQQEKEQLKTLNNKFASFIDKVRFLEQQNKVLETKWSLLQEQKRVRSNIEPLFDAFINNLRKHLEALGCDRSKLETDLTNSRDVLEDYRRKYEEECNGRTRAENEFVTLKKDVDCIYMNKADLGAKVESLIEEISFLRCLYEAELQELHACISDTSVIVQMDNSRALDLDDIIAEVKAQYEDIASRSRFEAESWYQCKYEEMRATAGKHCDNLRDTKNEIMELNRVMQRRKAEIDSAKGQRSKLEAAIAEAEDRGEMALKDAKCKLTELEDALMKAKGDMARQLREYQELMNVKLALDIEIATYRKLLEGEESRLCGEGVCPVNISVCRTQGGAAYDSDPCIGGGYASSSRTIVRGGGIVGRSIMAGGSELGAPCLSVGAHGAGSAKSSNVKFVSTSTSFRTKY; this comes from the exons ATGTCTTGCCAGTCATTCCGTGCTAGTACTAGAGGGGGTGGTGCTGTCAGGAATTACAGCTCATCCTCAGCTGTGGTACCAAGGAACGTGAAACGCTACAGTGCCATTAGCACCGTCTCATACAAAGGGGGCAGCAGTGTGGGCCCCCGAGGGCTAGGATTTGGTAGCAGAAGTCTTTCTGGTGCTTCGTCCTGCAGGCCCAGAATTGCTGTTGGCAGCCACCGCCCAGTGAGATATGGATACGGTCTGGGGGGCCCTGGTCTTGGATATGGCTATGGTACTTCCAGCTTTGGCTACAGGGTTGGCGGAGTCAGCGGGACTTGCTCACCAGGCATTGCGCCTGTCACGGTCAACCCTCACCTCCTCCAGCCTCTCCACCTGGACATTGACCCCAGCGTCCAAATGGTGAAGcaacaggagaaagagcagctgaAGACCCTCAACAACAAATTTGCTTCATTCATTGACAAG GTGCGCTTCTTGGAGCAACAAAACAAGGTGCTGGAGACAAAATGGAGCTTACTGCAAGAGCAGAAACGAGTAAGGAGCAACATAGAGCCCTTGTTTGATGCCTTTATCAATAACCTGAGGAAGCACCTGGAGGCCCTCGGATGCGACCGAAGTAAGCTGGAGACTGACCTGACCAACTCAAGAGATGTACTGGAAGATTACAGGAGAAA GTATGAAGAGGAGTGCAACGGACGAACCCGTGCTGAGAACGAATTTGTAACACTTAAAAAG GATGTTGACTGCATATACATGAACAAGGCTGACCTGGGAGCGAAAGTGGAAAGCTTAATCGAGGAGATCAGCTTTCTGAGATGCTTGTACGAGGCG GAACTCCAGGAACTCCATGCCTGCATCTCAGATACCTCTGTTATTGTGCAAATGGATAACAGCCGAGCCCTAGATTTGGATGACATTATTGCTGAGGTCAAAGCCCAGTATGAAGACATCGCAAGCAGGAGCCGCTTTGAGGCAGAGTCATGGTACCAGTGCAAG TATGAAGAGATGAGGGCAACAGCTGGCAAGCACTGTGACAACCTACGTGACACAAAGAACGAGATCATGGAGTTGAACCGTGTGATGCAGAGACGGAAGGCTGAAATTGACAGTGCCAAAGGGCAG CGCAGCAAACTGGAGGCTGccattgcagaagcagaagatCGTGGAGAGATGGCCCTCAAAGATGCTAAGTGCAAGCTAACAGAGCTAGAAGATGCCCTGATGAAGGCCAAAGGAGACATGGCCCGACAGCTGCGGGAATACCAAGAGCTCATGAATGTCAAGTTGGCCCTGGATATTGAGATTGCCACCTACAGGAAGCTGttggaaggagaggagagcag GTTGTGTGGTGAAGGGGTCTGCCCCGTGAATATTT CAGTGTGTCGGACCCAGGGAGGAGCTGCGTATGATTCTGATCCTTGTATCGGAGGGGGATATGCTTCCAGCAGCAGGACCATAGTCCGAGGAGGAGGGATTGTTGGAAGAAGCATCATGGCTGGTGGCAGTGAACTGGGTGCCCCTTGCCTATCAGTTGGGGCACACGGTGCTGGAAGTGCAAAAAGCTCTAATGTCAAATTTGTGTCCACTTCCACTTCTTTtagaacaaaatattaa